In Dolichospermum flos-aquae CCAP 1403/13F, the following proteins share a genomic window:
- a CDS encoding type II toxin-antitoxin system PrlF family antitoxin — protein sequence MKVKLHNNANSSRTAVKLSSKYMVVYHKKGETLGMNRILSPNMEKHYFVKAFLDFLARDIKKNPSTIEPLTEDMYRRASLLTEGMEVDLDEEFPEDFIFV from the coding sequence ATGAAAGTAAAGCTTCACAATAATGCAAACTCTTCTCGTACTGCGGTAAAACTTTCCAGTAAGTACATGGTTGTTTATCACAAAAAGGGAGAAACATTAGGAATGAATAGAATATTGTCCCCAAATATGGAAAAGCACTATTTTGTAAAGGCATTTTTAGATTTCCTTGCTAGAGATATTAAGAAAAATCCTAGCACTATTGAACCACTTACAGAAGATATGTATCGTCGTGCTTCATTGCTTACGGAAGGGATGGAAGTTGATCTTGATGAAGAGTTCCCAGAGGATTTCATATTTGTATGA
- a CDS encoding cold shock domain-containing protein — MRKGVITQWKDNRGFGFIQPSDGGKEIFLHISEIKVASRRPKVGDTILYELTTASDGKLRATKASIDGVPSLPVRKYQKVKKGSLMKKLIGITVAVGCVIFATEFKGSRSPTPITSFTKPGCKIKGNISINTGSKFYHVPGAEDYESTVIDPTKGEKWFCKESEALANGWRKAPK, encoded by the coding sequence ATGCGTAAAGGTGTGATTACACAATGGAAAGATAACAGGGGTTTTGGATTTATACAACCTAGTGATGGAGGTAAAGAAATTTTCCTTCACATCAGTGAAATAAAGGTGGCAAGTCGTCGTCCAAAAGTAGGTGATACAATCCTGTACGAATTAACAACAGCCTCAGATGGAAAACTTCGCGCCACTAAAGCATCAATTGATGGAGTTCCATCTCTACCTGTCAGAAAATACCAAAAGGTAAAAAAAGGTAGTCTTATGAAAAAACTTATCGGGATTACTGTTGCTGTTGGTTGTGTTATTTTTGCAACGGAATTTAAAGGTAGCCGTTCTCCAACTCCAATCACATCGTTCACTAAACCAGGATGTAAAATCAAAGGTAATATTTCTATAAACACTGGTAGTAAATTTTATCACGTTCCTGGCGCTGAAGATTATGAATCAACAGTAATTGATCCAACCAAGGGAGAGAAATGGTTTTGTAAAGAGTCAGAAGCGTTGGCCAATGGTTGGCGTAAAGCACCAAAATAA